One window of Catharus ustulatus isolate bCatUst1 chromosome 3, bCatUst1.pri.v2, whole genome shotgun sequence genomic DNA carries:
- the DYNLT2 gene encoding dynein light chain Tctex-type protein 2, translating into MDGGKKRPDKDTSKGKKASYDDSGEAEEQEKPKSHTRNTYRLEPRTKVQDGLIRDKAQAILTNKLQGATYNGASSPFLCASISEEILKAVKELDYDRYKYVVSVLIVEKANQAMIVASRCLWDVERDTWVSAKCETDTFIALALVMACYYD; encoded by the exons ATGGACGGAGGGAAAAAGCGCCCCGATAAAGACACA tcaaaaggaaaaaaggcatcTTACGATGATTCAGGCGAAGcagaagaacaggaaaagcCGAAATCCCACACACGTAACACATACAGACTGGAGCCACGTACCAAAGTTCAGGATGGGTTGATAAGAGACAAAGCTCAAGCGATACTAACG AATAAACTACAAGGAGCCACATACAATGGAGCTTCTAGTCCCTTCTTGTGTGCTTCAATCTCAGAAGAAATATTAAAGGCTGTGAAGGAGCTGGACTATGACCGTTACAAGTATGTGGTATCAGTGCTAATTGTGGAAAAGGCAAATCAGGCAATGATT GTTGCCAGCAGATGCCTCTGGGATGTGGAAAGAGACACTTGGGTTTCAGCTAAATGTGAAACTGATACATTTATTGCACTGGCTTTGGTAATGGCTTGTTATTACGACTAA
- the PHF10 gene encoding PHD finger protein 10 isoform X1 — translation MAAVLSPRLCDSDPATPGAQSLKDDTEENSNDGSQPSKRRRMGSGDSSRSCETSSQDLGYSYFPAENLIEYKWPPDETGEYYMLQEQVSEYLGVTSFKRKYPDLERRDLSHKEKLYLRELNVITETQCTLGLTALRSDEVIDLMIKEYPAKHAEYSVILQEKERQRITDHYKEYSQMQQQNTQKVEASKVPEYIKKAAKKAAEFNSNLNRERMEERRAYFDLQTHIIQVPQGKYKVLPTERTKVSPYPVALIPGQFQEYYKRYSPDELRYLPLNTALYEPPLDPELLTLDSDGDSDDAEEGRGDEKRKTKGNSPKVIPNAICGICLKGKESNKKGKPEALIHCSQCDNSGHPSCLDMTPELVAMIKTYPWQCMECKTCIICGQPHHEEEMMFCDVCDRGYHTFCVGLDAIPSGRWICDCCQKEPPVPRRGGRRGKNSKEG, via the exons ATGGCGGCCGTGCTGTCCCCGCGCCTCTGCGACAGCGACCCGGCCACGCCCGGCGCGCAGTCCCTCAAG gatgacacagaagaaaattccaATGATGGCAGCCAGCCATCTAAAAGACGGCGTATGGGCTCAGGGGACAGTTCTCGGAGCTGTGAAACTTCCAGCCAAGACCTTGG GTATAgttattttcctgctgaaaattTGATAGAATACAAATGGCCACCCGATGAAACAGGAGAATACTATATGCTTCAGGAACAAGTCAGTGAATATTTGGGTGTGacttcctttaaaagaaaatatccag atttagAAAGGCGAGATTTATCTCACAAGGAGAAACTCTACCTCAGAGAACTAAATGTTATCACAGAGACTCAATGCACACTAG gtCTAACAGCTTTGCGTAGTGATGAAGTAATTGATCTTATGATTAAAGAATACCCTGCCAAACATGCTGAGTATTCTGTTATACTGCAAGAGAAAGAACGGCAGCGAATTACAGATCATTACAAAGAGTACTCT caaatgcagcagcagaacacacaGAAAGTAGAAGCCAGTAAAGTTccagaatatattaaaaaagctGCCAAGAAAGCTGCAGAATTCAACAGCAATTTAAACCGAGAGCGGATGGAAGAAAGAAGAGCCTATTTTGATTTACAGACACAT ATTATCCAGGTGCCTCAAGGAAAATACAAAGTCTTGCCTACAGAGAGAACAAAGGTTAGTCCTTATCCAGTGGCTCTCATACCCGGCCAGTTCCAGGAGTACtacaaaag ATACTCTCCAGATGAACTTCGTTATTTGCCGCTAAACACAGCTCTTTATGAACCTCCTTTGGATCCGGAGCTGCTTACACTGGACAGTGATGGAGATTCAGATGATGCGGAGGAAGGGCGAGGtgatgaaaaaaggaaaaccaaaggcAATTCG CCAAAGGTCATTCCAAATGCTATATGTGGAATTTGTCTGAAGGGTAAGGAGTCcaacaagaaaggaaaacctGAAGCTCTTATACATTGCTCCCAGTGTGACAACAGTG GCCATCCTTCTTGCCTTGATATGACCCCGGAGCTTGTTGCTATGATTAAGACTTACCCTTGGCAATGTATGGAGTGTAAAACGTGTATTATATGTGGGCAGCCTCACCACGAAGAAGAAATGATGTTCTGTGATGTATGTGACCGTGGTTATCACACTTTCTGTGTGGGGCTTGATGCTATCCCTTCAG GTCGCTGGATTTGTGACTGTTGTCAGAAAGAGCCTCCTGTAcccagaagaggaggaagaagggggaaaaatagcAAGGAGGGCtaa
- the PHF10 gene encoding PHD finger protein 10 isoform X2, whose translation MAAVLSPRLCDSDPATPGAQSLKDDTEENSNDGSQPSKRRRMGSGDSSRSCETSSQDLGYSYFPAENLIEYKWPPDETGEYYMLQEQVSEYLGVTSFKRKYPERRDLSHKEKLYLRELNVITETQCTLGLTALRSDEVIDLMIKEYPAKHAEYSVILQEKERQRITDHYKEYSQMQQQNTQKVEASKVPEYIKKAAKKAAEFNSNLNRERMEERRAYFDLQTHIIQVPQGKYKVLPTERTKVSPYPVALIPGQFQEYYKRYSPDELRYLPLNTALYEPPLDPELLTLDSDGDSDDAEEGRGDEKRKTKGNSPKVIPNAICGICLKGKESNKKGKPEALIHCSQCDNSGHPSCLDMTPELVAMIKTYPWQCMECKTCIICGQPHHEEEMMFCDVCDRGYHTFCVGLDAIPSGRWICDCCQKEPPVPRRGGRRGKNSKEG comes from the exons ATGGCGGCCGTGCTGTCCCCGCGCCTCTGCGACAGCGACCCGGCCACGCCCGGCGCGCAGTCCCTCAAG gatgacacagaagaaaattccaATGATGGCAGCCAGCCATCTAAAAGACGGCGTATGGGCTCAGGGGACAGTTCTCGGAGCTGTGAAACTTCCAGCCAAGACCTTGG GTATAgttattttcctgctgaaaattTGATAGAATACAAATGGCCACCCGATGAAACAGGAGAATACTATATGCTTCAGGAACAAGTCAGTGAATATTTGGGTGTGacttcctttaaaagaaaatatccag AAAGGCGAGATTTATCTCACAAGGAGAAACTCTACCTCAGAGAACTAAATGTTATCACAGAGACTCAATGCACACTAG gtCTAACAGCTTTGCGTAGTGATGAAGTAATTGATCTTATGATTAAAGAATACCCTGCCAAACATGCTGAGTATTCTGTTATACTGCAAGAGAAAGAACGGCAGCGAATTACAGATCATTACAAAGAGTACTCT caaatgcagcagcagaacacacaGAAAGTAGAAGCCAGTAAAGTTccagaatatattaaaaaagctGCCAAGAAAGCTGCAGAATTCAACAGCAATTTAAACCGAGAGCGGATGGAAGAAAGAAGAGCCTATTTTGATTTACAGACACAT ATTATCCAGGTGCCTCAAGGAAAATACAAAGTCTTGCCTACAGAGAGAACAAAGGTTAGTCCTTATCCAGTGGCTCTCATACCCGGCCAGTTCCAGGAGTACtacaaaag ATACTCTCCAGATGAACTTCGTTATTTGCCGCTAAACACAGCTCTTTATGAACCTCCTTTGGATCCGGAGCTGCTTACACTGGACAGTGATGGAGATTCAGATGATGCGGAGGAAGGGCGAGGtgatgaaaaaaggaaaaccaaaggcAATTCG CCAAAGGTCATTCCAAATGCTATATGTGGAATTTGTCTGAAGGGTAAGGAGTCcaacaagaaaggaaaacctGAAGCTCTTATACATTGCTCCCAGTGTGACAACAGTG GCCATCCTTCTTGCCTTGATATGACCCCGGAGCTTGTTGCTATGATTAAGACTTACCCTTGGCAATGTATGGAGTGTAAAACGTGTATTATATGTGGGCAGCCTCACCACGAAGAAGAAATGATGTTCTGTGATGTATGTGACCGTGGTTATCACACTTTCTGTGTGGGGCTTGATGCTATCCCTTCAG GTCGCTGGATTTGTGACTGTTGTCAGAAAGAGCCTCCTGTAcccagaagaggaggaagaagggggaaaaatagcAAGGAGGGCtaa
- the PHF10 gene encoding PHD finger protein 10 isoform X5 — protein MAAVLSPRLCDSDPATPGAQSLKDDTEENSNDGSQPSKRRRMGSGDSSRSCETSSQDLGYSYFPAENLIEYKWPPDETGEYYMLQEQVSEYLGVTSFKRKYPERRDLSHKEKLYLRELNVITETQCTLGLTALRSDEVIDLMIKEYPAKHAEYSVILQEKERQRITDHYKEYSQMQQQNTQKVEASKVPEYIKKAAKKAAEFNSNLNRERMEERRAYFDLQTHIIQVPQGKYKVLPTERTKVSPYPVALIPGQFQEYYKRYSPDELRYLPLNTALYEPPLDPELLTLDSDGDSDDAEEGRGDEKRKTKGNSDNSSGNVSEGDCATDNQEDSFQGRQKTRDKSATPRKDGSKRSVLPKSVPGYKPKVIPNAICGICLKGKESNKKGKPEALIHCSQCDNSGHPSCLDMTPELVAMIKTYPWQCMECKTCIICGQPHHEEEMMFCDVCDRGYHTFCVGLDAIPSGRWICDCCQKEPPVPRRGGRRGKNSKEG, from the exons ATGGCGGCCGTGCTGTCCCCGCGCCTCTGCGACAGCGACCCGGCCACGCCCGGCGCGCAGTCCCTCAAG gatgacacagaagaaaattccaATGATGGCAGCCAGCCATCTAAAAGACGGCGTATGGGCTCAGGGGACAGTTCTCGGAGCTGTGAAACTTCCAGCCAAGACCTTGG GTATAgttattttcctgctgaaaattTGATAGAATACAAATGGCCACCCGATGAAACAGGAGAATACTATATGCTTCAGGAACAAGTCAGTGAATATTTGGGTGTGacttcctttaaaagaaaatatccag AAAGGCGAGATTTATCTCACAAGGAGAAACTCTACCTCAGAGAACTAAATGTTATCACAGAGACTCAATGCACACTAG gtCTAACAGCTTTGCGTAGTGATGAAGTAATTGATCTTATGATTAAAGAATACCCTGCCAAACATGCTGAGTATTCTGTTATACTGCAAGAGAAAGAACGGCAGCGAATTACAGATCATTACAAAGAGTACTCT caaatgcagcagcagaacacacaGAAAGTAGAAGCCAGTAAAGTTccagaatatattaaaaaagctGCCAAGAAAGCTGCAGAATTCAACAGCAATTTAAACCGAGAGCGGATGGAAGAAAGAAGAGCCTATTTTGATTTACAGACACAT ATTATCCAGGTGCCTCAAGGAAAATACAAAGTCTTGCCTACAGAGAGAACAAAGGTTAGTCCTTATCCAGTGGCTCTCATACCCGGCCAGTTCCAGGAGTACtacaaaag ATACTCTCCAGATGAACTTCGTTATTTGCCGCTAAACACAGCTCTTTATGAACCTCCTTTGGATCCGGAGCTGCTTACACTGGACAGTGATGGAGATTCAGATGATGCGGAGGAAGGGCGAGGtgatgaaaaaaggaaaaccaaaggcAATTCG GACAATTCGTCTGGCAATGTATCTGAAGGTGATTGCGCCACAGACAACCAGGAGGATTCTTTTCAGGGAAGACAAAAAACAAGAGACAAAAGTGCTACTCCAAGAAAAGATGGTTCCAAACGTTCTGTATTACCCAAATCAGTTCCTGGGTACAAG CCAAAGGTCATTCCAAATGCTATATGTGGAATTTGTCTGAAGGGTAAGGAGTCcaacaagaaaggaaaacctGAAGCTCTTATACATTGCTCCCAGTGTGACAACAGTG GCCATCCTTCTTGCCTTGATATGACCCCGGAGCTTGTTGCTATGATTAAGACTTACCCTTGGCAATGTATGGAGTGTAAAACGTGTATTATATGTGGGCAGCCTCACCACGAAGAAGAAATGATGTTCTGTGATGTATGTGACCGTGGTTATCACACTTTCTGTGTGGGGCTTGATGCTATCCCTTCAG GTCGCTGGATTTGTGACTGTTGTCAGAAAGAGCCTCCTGTAcccagaagaggaggaagaagggggaaaaatagcAAGGAGGGCtaa
- the C3H6orf120 gene encoding UPF0669 protein C6orf120 homolog, protein MATHWRRILTAFVTAQVLFVVNAFEEEDVPEEWILLHVVQGQIGAGNYSYLRLNHEGKIVLQMRSLKGDADLYVSDVTLHPSFDEYELQSVTCGQDVVHVPAHFRRPVGIGIYGHPSHLESEFEMKVYYDRTVVQYPFGEASYNPEEMEAHQKYSQSTEDESQDEESVFWTILIGILKLILEILF, encoded by the coding sequence ATGGCAACACACTGGAGAAGAATCCTGACGGCATTTGTGACAGCTCAAGTACTATTTGTGGTAAATGCCTTTGAGGAAGAGGACGTACCGGAGGAATGGATTCTTCTTCATGTTGTCCAAGGTCAGATTGGAGCAGGAAACTACAGCTATTTGAGACTAAATCACGAGGGAAAGATTGTTCTTCAGATGCGGAGTTTAAAAGGTGACGCAGACTTGTACGTGTCTGATGTGACACTTCACCCCAGCTTCGACGAGTACGAGTTACAGTCCGTAACTTGTGGTCAGGACGTCGTCCACGTGCCCGCGCACTTCCGCCGCCCTGTGGGAATAGGGATTTATGGCCATCCCTCTCACCTGGAGAGCGAGTTTGAAATGAAGGTGTACTACGATCGAACAGTTGTGCAGTACCCGTTTGGGGAGGCTTCTTATAACCCTGAGGAGATGGAGGCACACCAGAAATATTCACAGTCTACAGAAGATGAATCTCAGGATGAGGAGTCTGTTTTCTGGACTATACTTATTGGAATCTTGAAATTAATACTtgaaatccttttttaa
- the PHF10 gene encoding PHD finger protein 10 isoform X4, producing MAAVLSPRLCDSDPATPGAQSLKDDTEENSNDGSQPSKRRRMGSGDSSRSCETSSQDLGYSYFPAENLIEYKWPPDETGEYYMLQEQVSEYLGVTSFKRKYPDLERRDLSHKEKLYLRELNVITETQCTLGLTALRSDEVIDLMIKEYPAKHAEYSVILQEKERQRITDHYKEYSQMQQQNTQKVEASKVPEYIKKAAKKAAEFNSNLNRERMEERRAYFDLQTHIIQVPQGKYKVLPTERTKVSPYPVALIPGQFQEYYKRYSPDELRYLPLNTALYEPPLDPELLTLDSDGDSDDAEEGRGDEKRKTKGNSDNSSGNVSEGDCATDNQEDSFQGRQKTRDKSATPRKDGSKRSVLPKSVPGYKPKVIPNAICGICLKGKESNKKGKPEALIHCSQCDNSGHPSCLDMTPELVAMIKTYPWQCMECKTCIICGQPHHEEEMMFCDVCDRGYHTFCVGLDAIPSGRWICDCCQKEPPVPRRGGRRGKNSKEG from the exons ATGGCGGCCGTGCTGTCCCCGCGCCTCTGCGACAGCGACCCGGCCACGCCCGGCGCGCAGTCCCTCAAG gatgacacagaagaaaattccaATGATGGCAGCCAGCCATCTAAAAGACGGCGTATGGGCTCAGGGGACAGTTCTCGGAGCTGTGAAACTTCCAGCCAAGACCTTGG GTATAgttattttcctgctgaaaattTGATAGAATACAAATGGCCACCCGATGAAACAGGAGAATACTATATGCTTCAGGAACAAGTCAGTGAATATTTGGGTGTGacttcctttaaaagaaaatatccag atttagAAAGGCGAGATTTATCTCACAAGGAGAAACTCTACCTCAGAGAACTAAATGTTATCACAGAGACTCAATGCACACTAG gtCTAACAGCTTTGCGTAGTGATGAAGTAATTGATCTTATGATTAAAGAATACCCTGCCAAACATGCTGAGTATTCTGTTATACTGCAAGAGAAAGAACGGCAGCGAATTACAGATCATTACAAAGAGTACTCT caaatgcagcagcagaacacacaGAAAGTAGAAGCCAGTAAAGTTccagaatatattaaaaaagctGCCAAGAAAGCTGCAGAATTCAACAGCAATTTAAACCGAGAGCGGATGGAAGAAAGAAGAGCCTATTTTGATTTACAGACACAT ATTATCCAGGTGCCTCAAGGAAAATACAAAGTCTTGCCTACAGAGAGAACAAAGGTTAGTCCTTATCCAGTGGCTCTCATACCCGGCCAGTTCCAGGAGTACtacaaaag ATACTCTCCAGATGAACTTCGTTATTTGCCGCTAAACACAGCTCTTTATGAACCTCCTTTGGATCCGGAGCTGCTTACACTGGACAGTGATGGAGATTCAGATGATGCGGAGGAAGGGCGAGGtgatgaaaaaaggaaaaccaaaggcAATTCG GACAATTCGTCTGGCAATGTATCTGAAGGTGATTGCGCCACAGACAACCAGGAGGATTCTTTTCAGGGAAGACAAAAAACAAGAGACAAAAGTGCTACTCCAAGAAAAGATGGTTCCAAACGTTCTGTATTACCCAAATCAGTTCCTGGGTACAAG CCAAAGGTCATTCCAAATGCTATATGTGGAATTTGTCTGAAGGGTAAGGAGTCcaacaagaaaggaaaacctGAAGCTCTTATACATTGCTCCCAGTGTGACAACAGTG GCCATCCTTCTTGCCTTGATATGACCCCGGAGCTTGTTGCTATGATTAAGACTTACCCTTGGCAATGTATGGAGTGTAAAACGTGTATTATATGTGGGCAGCCTCACCACGAAGAAGAAATGATGTTCTGTGATGTATGTGACCGTGGTTATCACACTTTCTGTGTGGGGCTTGATGCTATCCCTTCAG GTCGCTGGATTTGTGACTGTTGTCAGAAAGAGCCTCCTGTAcccagaagaggaggaagaagggggaaaaatagcAAGGAGGGCtaa
- the PHF10 gene encoding PHD finger protein 10 isoform X3, whose protein sequence is MAAVLSPRLCDSDPATPGAQSLKDDTEENSNDGSQPSKRRRMGSGDSSRSCETSSQDLGYSYFPAENLIEYKWPPDETGEYYMLQEQVSEYLGVTSFKRKYPDLERRDLSHKEKLYLRELNVITETQCTLGLTALRSDEVIDLMIKEYPAKHAEYSVILQEKERQRITDHYKEYSQMQQQNTQKVEASKVPEYIKKAAKKAAEFNSNLNRERMEERRAYFDLQTHIIQVPQGKYKVLPTERTKVSPYPVALIPGQFQEYYKRYSPDELRYLPLNTALYEPPLDPELLTLDSDGDSDDAEEGRGDEKRKTKGNSDNSSGNVSEGDCATDNQEDSFQGRQKTRDKSATPRKDGSKRSVLPKSVPGYKVEEKSP, encoded by the exons ATGGCGGCCGTGCTGTCCCCGCGCCTCTGCGACAGCGACCCGGCCACGCCCGGCGCGCAGTCCCTCAAG gatgacacagaagaaaattccaATGATGGCAGCCAGCCATCTAAAAGACGGCGTATGGGCTCAGGGGACAGTTCTCGGAGCTGTGAAACTTCCAGCCAAGACCTTGG GTATAgttattttcctgctgaaaattTGATAGAATACAAATGGCCACCCGATGAAACAGGAGAATACTATATGCTTCAGGAACAAGTCAGTGAATATTTGGGTGTGacttcctttaaaagaaaatatccag atttagAAAGGCGAGATTTATCTCACAAGGAGAAACTCTACCTCAGAGAACTAAATGTTATCACAGAGACTCAATGCACACTAG gtCTAACAGCTTTGCGTAGTGATGAAGTAATTGATCTTATGATTAAAGAATACCCTGCCAAACATGCTGAGTATTCTGTTATACTGCAAGAGAAAGAACGGCAGCGAATTACAGATCATTACAAAGAGTACTCT caaatgcagcagcagaacacacaGAAAGTAGAAGCCAGTAAAGTTccagaatatattaaaaaagctGCCAAGAAAGCTGCAGAATTCAACAGCAATTTAAACCGAGAGCGGATGGAAGAAAGAAGAGCCTATTTTGATTTACAGACACAT ATTATCCAGGTGCCTCAAGGAAAATACAAAGTCTTGCCTACAGAGAGAACAAAGGTTAGTCCTTATCCAGTGGCTCTCATACCCGGCCAGTTCCAGGAGTACtacaaaag ATACTCTCCAGATGAACTTCGTTATTTGCCGCTAAACACAGCTCTTTATGAACCTCCTTTGGATCCGGAGCTGCTTACACTGGACAGTGATGGAGATTCAGATGATGCGGAGGAAGGGCGAGGtgatgaaaaaaggaaaaccaaaggcAATTCG GACAATTCGTCTGGCAATGTATCTGAAGGTGATTGCGCCACAGACAACCAGGAGGATTCTTTTCAGGGAAGACAAAAAACAAGAGACAAAAGTGCTACTCCAAGAAAAGATGGTTCCAAACGTTCTGTATTACCCAAATCAGTTCCTGGGTACAAGGTAGAAGAAAAAAGCCCCTGA